One window of the Chitinophaga niabensis genome contains the following:
- a CDS encoding SusC/RagA family TonB-linked outer membrane protein — MRGSVIGFAFLLFSLQMAFSRSAEGQTVLDKKVSLQLRNESLETALKLLGERADVAFIYSTHASLSQPVNLKVTDQKLSDLLNQLLLPARLNWELVGRSVVIRSAAAPAPVAAVKRIDLEITGFVKDGLGNALPGVTIRVKAKSGGTITDEKGVYKINADPKDSLEFSYIGFKIQTIAVRNRDEINVVMEALEGGLNEVVVIGFGQQKKISLVGAQSSVKPSELQIPASNLSTVLGGRLSGVISVQRNGEIGAGADVWIRGVSTFDNALSKPLILVDGVPRDMGSLDPEDIASFTVLKDASATAVYGVRGANGVILITTKTGKIGKPVVRLRYNEGITQLTKIPDFADGVTYMKASNEALTTRGGAPMYSDEMIEMTRNQTDPELYPDVNWFKELFDKYGRSRRVNLNINGGAEKASYYVGAGYFDEVGMYKKDALNSYNSEIAMKRYNVTTNITLQPTRTTNVKLGLQGWLANVNYPGSNAADIFAKAYFVTPIMYPTMYKDGKIPDIPAGAAVQNPWALLAHSGYANQWRNQLYSNLQVRQDLDFLVKGLSINAMFAFDAYNYTSQRRTKKPSTYRATGRDADGKLIYQEVLRGDDFLGYSNARQGNRSLYNEASLNYVNEFGKHSIGAMLIYNQSDKIDTQTEDLILSLPTRFRGVSGRATYGYNSKYFLELNFGYNGSENFTPKNRYGFFPSGGVGWLLSEEKFFEPLKQVVQVAKIRFSHGIVGSSNITGRRFAYIATVETIPASGNAYTFGKNMNNNYIGRELGEYASDVTWETSEKSNLGFDLQILQGINVQVDLFKERREGIFLRKESVPAYAGLRRVPFGNVGIIENKGVDGSVTWSGKIGKDIKFQLLGNFTFTRNKVIENDEPARRYPWLEERGLKVQQKFGYIALGIFESDHEVANSPRQTGDTRRGDIKYKDLNADGVIDANDKTAIGYGPIPEIVYGVGLTLSYKNFTLSGLFQGIGNVDIYLTGQGMIPFQQGMANGNLFSNIGDRWTEENPNPKAFYPRLAPGTVNDNYAESTWWLQNGRYIRLRNAQLAYSMPKAFLNRAKVKSASVFVEGVNILTFSPFKLWDVELGNGSGAAFPLIKTFSAGIDFTF; from the coding sequence ATGAGAGGGTCAGTTATTGGGTTTGCCTTCCTGTTATTTTCACTGCAAATGGCATTTTCACGCAGTGCGGAAGGTCAGACTGTATTAGACAAAAAGGTCAGTTTGCAGCTAAGGAACGAATCGCTCGAAACTGCGCTGAAATTACTGGGCGAGCGGGCCGATGTGGCTTTTATCTACAGCACACATGCCTCCCTGTCTCAGCCTGTGAACTTAAAGGTTACAGACCAGAAGCTGAGCGACCTGCTCAACCAGTTATTACTGCCGGCCAGGCTGAACTGGGAACTGGTAGGCCGGAGTGTAGTGATCCGCAGTGCGGCAGCTCCAGCTCCTGTTGCTGCTGTAAAACGCATAGACCTTGAGATCACGGGTTTCGTGAAAGATGGTTTAGGCAATGCGCTGCCAGGTGTTACGATACGCGTAAAAGCAAAATCCGGCGGTACCATCACGGACGAAAAAGGGGTATACAAGATCAATGCAGATCCCAAAGACTCCCTGGAGTTCAGCTACATCGGTTTCAAAATACAAACCATAGCCGTGCGCAACAGGGATGAGATCAATGTAGTGATGGAAGCGCTGGAAGGTGGTTTGAATGAAGTAGTGGTGATCGGTTTCGGGCAACAGAAAAAGATCAGTCTTGTTGGCGCACAATCTTCCGTAAAACCCTCGGAGCTGCAGATCCCGGCTTCTAACTTAAGTACTGTGCTGGGTGGCCGCCTCTCCGGTGTTATTTCCGTACAGCGTAATGGTGAGATCGGCGCCGGCGCCGATGTATGGATCAGGGGTGTATCTACTTTCGATAATGCACTGAGTAAACCATTGATCCTTGTAGATGGGGTGCCTCGTGATATGGGCAGCCTGGACCCTGAAGACATTGCCAGTTTTACTGTGCTGAAAGATGCATCTGCTACTGCAGTGTATGGTGTGCGTGGTGCAAACGGTGTAATACTGATCACCACCAAAACCGGTAAGATCGGAAAACCAGTGGTACGTTTAAGGTACAATGAAGGGATCACACAGCTCACCAAGATCCCTGACTTTGCAGACGGCGTTACCTATATGAAAGCTTCCAACGAAGCGCTGACCACAAGAGGCGGTGCTCCTATGTATTCGGATGAAATGATAGAAATGACGCGTAACCAAACGGACCCTGAATTATATCCTGATGTGAACTGGTTTAAAGAACTGTTCGATAAATATGGCCGTAGCCGCCGCGTGAACCTCAATATCAATGGCGGTGCGGAAAAAGCCAGCTACTATGTAGGCGCCGGTTATTTTGATGAAGTGGGTATGTACAAAAAAGATGCACTCAATAGCTATAATAGTGAAATCGCTATGAAGCGATACAACGTTACCACTAACATCACTTTACAACCTACACGCACTACGAATGTTAAGTTAGGTTTACAGGGTTGGCTCGCGAATGTGAATTACCCCGGCTCCAATGCTGCGGACATTTTTGCGAAAGCCTACTTTGTAACGCCCATCATGTATCCTACCATGTACAAAGATGGAAAGATACCTGATATCCCTGCAGGTGCCGCCGTACAGAACCCCTGGGCATTGCTGGCACACTCCGGTTATGCGAATCAGTGGCGCAATCAGTTATATTCAAACTTACAGGTAAGGCAGGACCTGGATTTTCTTGTGAAAGGCCTTTCCATTAATGCCATGTTTGCTTTTGATGCTTACAATTACACCAGCCAGCGCCGTACAAAAAAACCAAGCACCTACCGCGCTACCGGAAGAGATGCTGATGGCAAGCTGATCTACCAGGAAGTATTGCGCGGAGATGATTTCCTCGGTTATTCCAATGCAAGGCAAGGTAACCGTTCTCTGTATAATGAAGCGTCACTGAACTATGTGAATGAATTTGGTAAACACAGCATAGGTGCTATGCTGATCTATAACCAAAGCGATAAGATAGACACGCAGACAGAAGACCTCATCCTCTCCCTGCCTACCCGTTTCAGAGGAGTATCCGGCCGTGCTACCTATGGCTATAACTCCAAATACTTCCTGGAGTTGAACTTTGGTTATAATGGTTCTGAAAACTTTACACCGAAGAACCGTTATGGATTTTTCCCTTCAGGTGGTGTAGGATGGCTGTTATCTGAAGAGAAATTCTTTGAACCGCTGAAACAGGTTGTACAGGTGGCCAAAATACGTTTCTCACATGGTATTGTGGGCAGCAGCAACATCACCGGCAGAAGGTTTGCGTACATCGCTACAGTAGAAACTATTCCTGCCAGTGGCAATGCCTATACCTTCGGTAAGAACATGAACAATAACTATATAGGAAGGGAACTGGGAGAATATGCGTCAGATGTAACCTGGGAAACATCAGAGAAATCCAACCTGGGTTTTGACCTGCAGATCCTGCAAGGTATTAATGTACAGGTGGACCTGTTTAAAGAAAGAAGAGAAGGCATCTTCCTGCGTAAAGAATCTGTGCCTGCTTATGCCGGTTTGCGGAGAGTACCTTTCGGCAACGTAGGGATCATTGAGAACAAAGGTGTGGATGGTTCCGTTACCTGGTCCGGCAAAATAGGCAAGGATATTAAGTTCCAGCTATTGGGCAACTTCACTTTCACCCGCAACAAGGTGATTGAAAATGATGAACCAGCACGCCGTTATCCATGGCTGGAAGAGCGTGGTTTGAAAGTGCAGCAGAAGTTTGGATACATTGCTTTGGGGATCTTTGAAAGTGATCATGAAGTAGCCAACAGCCCAAGGCAAACAGGTGATACCCGCAGAGGTGATATTAAATACAAGGATCTGAATGCTGATGGTGTGATCGATGCAAATGATAAAACAGCGATCGGTTACGGTCCTATTCCGGAGATTGTATATGGCGTAGGGTTAACGCTCTCTTATAAAAACTTCACCCTCTCTGGTTTGTTCCAGGGTATTGGGAATGTAGATATCTATCTCACCGGTCAGGGTATGATCCCCTTCCAGCAAGGTATGGCCAATGGCAACCTCTTCAGTAATATCGGGGACCGGTGGACGGAAGAGAACCCAAATCCCAAAGCATTCTATCCGCGCTTAGCGCCCGGTACCGTAAATGATAACTATGCAGAAAGTACCTGGTGGTTACAGAATGGCCGCTACATCCGTTTAAGGAATGCACAGCTGGCTTACAGTATGCCCAAAGCTTTCCTCAACAGGGCAAAGGTGAAGAGTGCGTCTGTATTCGTAGAGGGTGTGAACATCCTTACGTTCTCTCCATTCAAACTATGGGATGTTGAACTGGGTAA